Sequence from the Saccharothrix australiensis genome:
TGGTCGTTGCGATGACCGATCGGATCACCGTGATCAGCGATGCGATCGCCGCCGCGATCCGCGCGCACCGCAAGCGGCAGGGCATGACGCGCGAGGAGCTGGCGCGGGAGCTGTGGGATGTCGGCGCGCCGCAGACGATGTCGGCCGCGGTCGTCGGCTACATCGAGACCGGCCGCCGTGACAAGGACGGCGCCCGCCGCCGCGAGGTCACCGTCGACGAACTGGTGCTGATCGCCGCGGCGCTGTCCACGCCCGTGCGGGACCTGCTCGGCGAACACGCCGCGCAGTTCCAGTTCGACGACGCGCCGCCGTGCCAGGACTGCGCGCGGTCCGCCGAGGCACGCGGGCCGGT
This genomic interval carries:
- a CDS encoding helix-turn-helix domain-containing protein, which codes for VVAMTDRITVISDAIAAAIRAHRKRQGMTREELARELWDVGAPQTMSAAVVGYIETGRRDKDGARRREVTVDELVLIAAALSTPVRDLLGEHAAQFQFDDAPPCQDCARSAEARGPVSAQLRADVAAFDDELEDFERSLVQVAVALAAEIDRGSDKLPALTRELRATVDQLVKGRTAPPAEEDDLDDAGDPD